Proteins from a genomic interval of Pseudomonas anuradhapurensis:
- a CDS encoding alpha/beta hydrolase has protein sequence MKPTTRTFSERCRLLALGLAALAVAGCSSLLFYPEPGQPFTPERARLEYRDVTLTTADGIRLHGWWLPAKAGVAVKGTVLHLHGNGGNLPGHLGGSYWLPEQGYQVLMIDYRGYGLSQGEPSLPEVYQDIAAAMAWLDQAPEAKGKPLVLLGQSLGGAMAIHYLAAHPEQRQRFSALVFDGVPASYRAVGRFALGTSWMTWPLQVPLSWLVPDGDSAIHSIEQLSSPPKLFFHSIDDTLVPLDNGIRLYQHAPPPRVLQLTRGGHVQTFADPTWRQVMLRFLDDPAHFNGLRRLAEVPNYPDEKNKQ, from the coding sequence TTGAAGCCGACTACGCGAACATTCTCTGAGCGCTGCCGCCTGCTGGCCCTGGGCTTGGCCGCACTGGCCGTGGCCGGGTGCAGCAGCTTGCTGTTCTATCCCGAGCCTGGCCAGCCGTTCACGCCGGAGCGGGCCAGGCTCGAGTACCGCGATGTCACCCTGACCACGGCCGACGGTATCCGCTTGCACGGTTGGTGGTTGCCGGCCAAGGCCGGGGTCGCGGTCAAGGGCACGGTGCTGCACCTGCATGGCAACGGTGGCAACCTGCCGGGGCACCTGGGCGGCAGCTACTGGCTGCCGGAGCAGGGCTACCAGGTGCTGATGATCGACTATCGCGGCTATGGCCTGTCCCAGGGCGAGCCGAGCCTGCCTGAGGTGTACCAGGACATTGCGGCGGCCATGGCCTGGCTGGACCAGGCGCCTGAGGCCAAGGGCAAGCCGCTGGTGCTGCTGGGGCAGAGCCTTGGCGGGGCGATGGCCATCCACTACCTGGCGGCGCACCCCGAGCAGCGTCAGCGCTTCAGCGCCCTGGTGTTCGACGGGGTGCCGGCCAGCTATCGCGCGGTGGGGCGCTTTGCCCTTGGCACTTCCTGGATGACCTGGCCGTTGCAGGTGCCGCTGTCGTGGCTGGTGCCGGATGGCGACAGCGCGATCCACTCGATCGAGCAGCTGAGCAGCCCGCCCAAGCTGTTCTTCCACAGTATCGACGACACCCTGGTGCCGCTGGACAACGGCATTCGCCTGTACCAGCACGCGCCACCGCCACGGGTGCTGCAGCTGACCCGCGGCGGCCACGTGCAGACCTTCGCCGACCCGACTTGGCGCCAGGTGATGCTGCGTTTCCTCGACGACCCTGCCCATTTCAACGGCCTGCGGCGGCTGGCCGAAGTGCCCAACTACCCTGACGAGAAAAACAAGCAATGA
- a CDS encoding TetR/AcrR family transcriptional regulator → MPHQGAAGIATAVAESVQYQGRKTARQGSEQRRQLILDAAMRIVVRDGVRGVRHRAVAAEAGVPLSATTYYFKDIEDLLTDTFAQYVERSAAYMAKLWANTEVVLRQLLAQGDGSPQARARLADEVARMTADYVQRQLLNRRDYLIAEQAFRQEALLCPRLAELVCAHDQILLHGTRQLLQVVGSRQPEQDAQMLTAIIEQMEYQGLLKDANAQADGQMLAMLTRYLQLVLASA, encoded by the coding sequence ATGCCTCACCAGGGCGCCGCCGGCATCGCCACCGCCGTCGCCGAAAGCGTGCAATACCAGGGCCGCAAGACTGCCCGCCAAGGCAGCGAACAGCGTCGCCAGCTGATCCTCGACGCCGCCATGCGCATCGTCGTGCGCGACGGCGTGCGCGGGGTGCGCCACCGCGCAGTGGCCGCCGAGGCTGGCGTGCCATTGTCGGCCACCACCTATTACTTCAAGGATATCGAGGACCTGCTCACCGATACCTTCGCCCAATACGTCGAGCGCAGCGCCGCCTACATGGCCAAGCTGTGGGCCAACACCGAGGTGGTGTTGCGCCAGTTGCTCGCCCAGGGCGACGGCAGCCCGCAGGCGCGGGCACGGCTGGCCGACGAAGTGGCGCGCATGACCGCCGACTACGTACAACGCCAGCTGTTGAATCGCCGCGACTACCTGATCGCCGAGCAGGCTTTCCGCCAGGAGGCGCTGCTGTGCCCGCGACTGGCCGAACTGGTGTGCGCCCACGACCAGATCCTGTTGCATGGCACCCGGCAATTGCTGCAAGTGGTCGGCTCTCGGCAACCGGAACAGGACGCCCAAATGTTGACGGCGATTATCGAGCAGATGGAATATCAGGGCCTGCTCAAGGACGCGAACGCGCAAGCCGATGGGCAGATGCTCGCTATGCTTACCCGATACCTGCAGCTGGTGCTGGCATCGGCGTGA
- a CDS encoding flavohemoglobin expression-modulating QEGLA motif protein: MDEYQQTIRALSDRIVAAQTPIRVLDAVKWDDNIRQGFLKAKGKEPPAVDHAYYQSRPLSFDSSAVKAEFQGIERDIIRQLGQFNPVGQIMKRMCREYRMVIRMLEARGTEDFGLISQELYGAASDAFHAGDPTLADLGLMLSDYLNNIDGRGDLKDEPKNLTAKEAVAILQRRLNTVFGEAEETIRVFESDGIVADAAAGADYIKVRADAMFNARDVRALEVHEGLVHVGTTLNGLNQPICTFLAKGPPSSTVTQEGLAILMEVIAFASYPSRLRKLTNRTRAIHMVEEGADFMQVYGFFREQGFEMAQSYSNASRVFRGSVPNGLPFTKDLSYLKGFIMVYNYIQLAVKKGKLEQIPLLFCGKTTLEDMRTLRQLVEEGLVEPPKYLPEQFRDLNALSAWMCFSNFLNHLSLDRIEADYANIL; encoded by the coding sequence GTGGACGAATACCAGCAAACCATCCGTGCCCTGTCCGACCGCATCGTCGCGGCGCAGACCCCGATCCGGGTCCTGGACGCGGTGAAGTGGGACGACAACATTCGCCAGGGCTTCCTCAAGGCCAAGGGCAAGGAGCCGCCGGCGGTCGACCATGCCTACTACCAGTCGCGCCCGCTGTCGTTCGATTCCAGTGCGGTCAAGGCCGAGTTCCAGGGCATCGAGCGCGACATCATCCGCCAGCTTGGCCAGTTCAACCCGGTCGGGCAGATCATGAAGCGCATGTGCCGCGAGTACCGCATGGTGATCCGCATGCTCGAGGCGCGCGGCACCGAGGACTTCGGCCTGATTTCCCAGGAGCTGTACGGCGCGGCCTCGGATGCCTTCCACGCCGGTGATCCGACCCTGGCCGACCTGGGCCTGATGCTGTCGGACTACCTGAACAACATCGATGGCCGTGGCGACCTCAAGGACGAACCGAAGAACCTCACTGCCAAGGAGGCCGTGGCCATCCTCCAGCGCCGGCTGAACACAGTGTTCGGCGAAGCGGAGGAAACCATCCGCGTGTTCGAGTCCGACGGTATCGTCGCGGACGCCGCGGCCGGGGCGGACTACATCAAGGTGCGCGCCGACGCCATGTTCAACGCCCGTGACGTACGCGCCCTGGAGGTGCACGAAGGGCTGGTGCACGTGGGCACCACGCTCAATGGCCTGAACCAGCCGATCTGCACCTTCCTGGCCAAGGGCCCACCCTCGTCGACGGTGACCCAGGAAGGCCTGGCCATCCTCATGGAAGTGATCGCCTTCGCTTCGTACCCCAGCCGCCTGCGCAAGCTCACCAACCGCACCCGCGCCATCCACATGGTCGAGGAGGGCGCCGATTTCATGCAGGTGTACGGCTTCTTCCGCGAGCAGGGCTTCGAAATGGCGCAAAGCTACAGCAACGCCAGCCGGGTATTCCGTGGCTCGGTGCCCAACGGCCTGCCATTCACCAAGGACTTGTCCTACCTCAAGGGCTTCATCATGGTTTACAACTACATTCAGTTGGCCGTGAAGAAGGGCAAGCTCGAACAGATCCCGCTGTTGTTCTGCGGCAAGACCACCCTGGAAGACATGCGCACCCTGCGCCAACTGGTCGAGGAGGGCCTGGTCGAGCCGCCCAAGTACCTGCCTGAACAGTTCCGTGACCTCAACGCGCTGTCAGCCTGGATGTGTTTCTCCAACTTCCTCAACCACCTGAGCCTGGACCGTATTGAAGCCGACTACGCGAACATTCTCTGA
- the adk gene encoding adenylate kinase, producing MRVILLGAPGAGKGTQAKFITEKFGIPQISTGDMLRAAVKAGTPLGLELKKVMDAGQLVSDELIISLVKERIAQPDCAKGCLFDGFPRTIPQAEAMVAAGVDIDAVVEIAVDDEEIVGRMAGRRVHLASGRTYHIQYNPPKVEGKDDETGEELIQRDDDKEETVRHRLSVYHSQTKPLVDFYQKLSAANGGKPKYSHIEGVGSVEAITAKVLAALS from the coding sequence ATGCGCGTAATTCTGCTGGGAGCTCCCGGGGCCGGTAAAGGTACTCAGGCAAAGTTCATCACCGAAAAGTTCGGTATCCCCCAGATTTCCACCGGTGACATGCTGCGTGCCGCCGTCAAGGCCGGTACCCCGCTGGGCCTGGAACTGAAGAAAGTCATGGATGCCGGTCAGCTGGTCTCCGACGAGTTGATCATCAGCCTGGTCAAGGAGCGCATCGCCCAGCCTGATTGCGCCAAGGGCTGCCTGTTCGACGGCTTCCCACGTACCATCCCGCAGGCCGAAGCCATGGTCGCTGCCGGTGTCGACATCGACGCCGTGGTCGAAATCGCCGTGGACGACGAGGAAATCGTCGGCCGCATGGCTGGCCGTCGCGTGCACCTGGCCTCGGGCCGCACCTACCACATCCAGTACAACCCGCCGAAGGTGGAAGGCAAGGACGACGAGACTGGCGAAGAGTTGATCCAGCGCGACGACGACAAGGAAGAAACCGTTCGCCATCGCCTGTCGGTCTACCACAGCCAGACCAAGCCGCTGGTGGACTTCTACCAGAAGCTGTCGGCTGCCAATGGCGGCAAGCCGAAGTACAGCCACATCGAAGGCGTCGGTTCGGTCGAAGCCATCACCGCCAAGGTCCTGGCAGCCCTGAGCTGA
- a CDS encoding pilin assembly protein, translated as MKIRELAQHWEQNAAGPLSRTGHVLHLDLESEARLAALIDMYPKRTAEELLGELVAAALEELEASFPYVQGRQVIATDEEGDPLYEDIGPTPRFLSLSRQHLHNLSNPADDSEK; from the coding sequence ATGAAAATCCGTGAACTTGCCCAGCACTGGGAACAGAATGCCGCCGGCCCCCTCAGCCGCACCGGCCATGTCCTGCACCTGGACCTGGAATCCGAAGCGCGCCTGGCCGCGCTGATCGACATGTACCCCAAGCGCACCGCAGAGGAACTGCTCGGTGAACTGGTCGCTGCCGCCCTCGAAGAGCTGGAAGCCAGCTTCCCCTACGTGCAAGGCCGCCAGGTCATCGCCACCGACGAAGAAGGCGACCCGTTGTACGAAGACATCGGCCCTACCCCGCGTTTCCTTTCGCTGTCACGGCAGCATCTGCACAACCTGAGCAACCCTGCGGACGACAGTGAAAAATAA
- the ppc gene encoding phosphoenolpyruvate carboxylase yields MTDIDVRLREDVHVLGELLGETIRQQHGEAFLQKIEDIRHSAKADRRGAAEQLSSTLADLAEEDLLPVARAFNQFLNLANMAEQYQLIRRRDADQPEPFEARVLPELLARLKQAGHSDDALARQLAKLDIQLVLTAHPTEVARRTLIQKYDAIAGQLAAQDHRDLTAGERQQVRERLRRLIAEAWHTEEIRRTRPTPVDEAKWGFAVIEHSLWHAIPSHLRKVDKALLEATGLRLPLEAAPIRFASWMGGDRDGNPNVTAAVTREVLLLARWMAADLFLRDIDALASELSMQQANAALRERVGDSAEPYRAVLKQLRERLRATRAWAHAALAGSQPAGADVLVDNRELIAPLELCYQSLHECGMGVIAEGPLLDCLRRAVTFGLFLGRLDVRQDAARHRDALSEITDYLGLGRYADWDEEQRIAFLQAELNNRRPLLPTHFRPQADTAEVLATCREIAAAPAASLGSYVISMAGAVSDVLAVQLLLKEAGLTRPMRVVPLFETLADLDNAGPVMQRLLGLPGYRAGLRGPQEVMIGYSDSAKDAGTTAAAWAQYRAQEELVRICTEHQVELLLFHGRGGTVGRGGGPAHAAILSQPPGSVAGRFRTTEQGEMIRFKFGLPGIAEQNLNLYLAAVLEATLLPPPPPQPAWREVMDQLAADGVKAYRSVVRDNPDFVEYFRQATPEQELGRLPLGSRPAKRRAGGIESLRAIPWIFGWTQTRLMLPAWLGWETALSNALARGQGELLAQMREQWPFFRTRIDMLEMVLAKADAQIAEAYDERLVQPHLLPLGAHLRDLLSQSCQVVLGLTGQPVLLAHSPETLEFIRLRNTYLDPLHRLQAELLARSRSREAALDSPLEQALLVTVAGIAAGLRNTG; encoded by the coding sequence ATGACCGATATCGATGTGCGTTTGCGAGAAGATGTCCATGTGCTGGGTGAGCTGCTTGGCGAAACCATTCGCCAGCAGCATGGCGAGGCGTTCCTGCAGAAGATCGAGGACATCCGCCACAGTGCCAAGGCCGACCGCCGCGGCGCTGCCGAACAACTGAGTTCGACCCTGGCCGACCTGGCCGAAGAAGACCTGTTGCCGGTGGCCAGGGCCTTCAACCAGTTTCTCAACCTGGCCAACATGGCCGAGCAGTACCAGCTGATCCGCCGCCGTGATGCCGATCAACCCGAGCCGTTCGAAGCCCGGGTGCTGCCGGAGTTGCTGGCGCGCCTGAAACAGGCGGGCCACAGTGACGATGCCCTGGCCCGGCAGTTGGCCAAGCTTGATATCCAGCTGGTGCTCACCGCGCACCCCACCGAAGTGGCGCGCCGCACCCTGATCCAGAAGTACGACGCCATTGCCGGCCAATTGGCCGCCCAGGACCACCGCGACCTGACCGCAGGCGAACGCCAGCAGGTGCGCGAGCGCCTGCGTCGGCTGATCGCCGAAGCCTGGCACACCGAGGAAATCCGCCGCACCCGGCCGACACCGGTGGACGAGGCCAAGTGGGGCTTCGCGGTGATCGAGCATTCACTCTGGCACGCCATCCCCAGCCACCTGCGCAAGGTCGACAAGGCCCTGCTGGAGGCCACCGGCCTGCGCCTGCCGCTGGAAGCCGCGCCGATCCGCTTCGCCTCGTGGATGGGCGGCGACCGCGATGGCAACCCCAACGTGACCGCAGCGGTCACCCGCGAGGTGCTGTTGCTGGCGCGCTGGATGGCTGCCGACCTGTTCCTGCGCGACATCGATGCACTGGCCTCGGAGTTGTCCATGCAGCAGGCCAATGCGGCGCTGCGCGAGCGGGTCGGCGACAGCGCCGAACCCTACCGGGCCGTGCTCAAGCAACTGCGCGAGCGCCTGCGGGCAACCCGGGCCTGGGCGCATGCGGCATTGGCCGGCAGCCAGCCGGCCGGTGCCGACGTGCTGGTGGACAACCGCGAGCTGATCGCACCGCTGGAGCTGTGCTACCAGTCCCTGCACGAATGCGGCATGGGCGTGATTGCCGAAGGCCCGCTGCTCGACTGCCTGCGCCGCGCGGTTACCTTCGGCCTGTTCCTCGGCCGCCTGGACGTGCGCCAAGACGCCGCCCGCCACCGTGATGCGCTGAGCGAAATTACCGACTACCTGGGTCTGGGCCGTTATGCCGACTGGGATGAAGAGCAGCGTATCGCCTTCCTCCAGGCTGAGCTGAACAACCGCCGGCCCCTGTTGCCCACGCACTTCCGGCCACAGGCGGATACTGCCGAGGTGTTGGCCACCTGCCGGGAAATCGCCGCCGCGCCAGCGGCCTCGCTGGGCTCTTACGTCATCTCGATGGCCGGTGCCGTCTCGGATGTGCTGGCGGTGCAACTGCTGCTCAAGGAAGCCGGGCTGACCCGGCCCATGCGCGTGGTGCCGTTGTTCGAGACCTTGGCTGACCTCGACAACGCCGGCCCGGTGATGCAGCGCCTGCTTGGCCTGCCGGGCTATCGCGCCGGGTTGCGCGGGCCCCAGGAAGTGATGATCGGCTATTCCGACTCGGCCAAGGACGCCGGTACCACCGCCGCGGCCTGGGCGCAGTACCGGGCCCAGGAAGAGCTGGTGCGCATCTGTACCGAGCACCAGGTCGAGCTGTTGCTGTTCCATGGCCGCGGCGGCACGGTTGGCCGCGGCGGTGGCCCGGCTCATGCGGCCATCCTGTCGCAGCCGCCGGGGTCGGTGGCGGGGCGTTTCCGCACCACCGAGCAGGGCGAGATGATCCGCTTCAAGTTCGGTTTGCCGGGCATCGCCGAGCAGAACCTCAACCTGTACCTGGCCGCCGTGCTCGAAGCCACCTTGTTGCCACCACCGCCGCCGCAGCCGGCCTGGCGCGAGGTGATGGACCAGCTGGCCGCCGATGGCGTCAAGGCCTATCGCAGCGTGGTGCGTGACAACCCCGACTTCGTCGAATACTTCCGCCAGGCGACGCCAGAGCAGGAACTCGGGCGCCTGCCGCTGGGTAGCCGCCCGGCCAAGCGTCGTGCCGGTGGCATCGAAAGCCTGCGGGCGATCCCGTGGATCTTCGGCTGGACCCAGACCCGCCTGATGCTGCCGGCCTGGCTGGGCTGGGAAACCGCGCTGAGCAACGCCCTGGCCCGCGGGCAGGGCGAACTGCTGGCGCAGATGCGCGAGCAATGGCCGTTCTTCCGCACCCGCATCGACATGCTCGAGATGGTCTTGGCCAAGGCCGATGCGCAGATCGCCGAAGCCTACGACGAACGTCTAGTGCAACCGCACTTGCTGCCGCTGGGCGCGCACCTGCGCGACCTATTGTCGCAGTCGTGCCAGGTGGTGCTCGGCCTGACGGGGCAGCCGGTGCTACTGGCGCACAGCCCCGAGACGCTGGAATTCATCCGCCTGCGCAACACCTACCTGGACCCGCTGCACCGCCTGCAGGCCGAGTTGCTGGCCCGCTCGCGCAGCCGCGAAGCCGCTCTGGACAGCCCGTTGGAGCAGGCCTTGCTGGTCACGGTGGCGGGCATCGCGGCGGGCCTGCGCAATACCGGCTGA
- a CDS encoding DUF4398 domain-containing protein gives MELTINKSRISKPSSTQVRGFRLAALALGSSLVLAGCAGNPPTEQYAVTQSAVNAAVSAGGTEFAAVEMKAAQDKFKQAEIAMHDKKYDEAKRLAEQAEWDARLAERKAQAAKAQKAVQDARQGVQDVREEGLRSAQ, from the coding sequence ATGGAACTGACCATCAACAAATCCCGCATTAGCAAACCGTCATCCACGCAGGTGCGCGGGTTCAGGCTGGCCGCGCTGGCCCTGGGCAGTAGCCTGGTCCTGGCCGGCTGTGCAGGCAACCCGCCGACCGAGCAGTATGCGGTAACCCAGTCTGCCGTGAACGCTGCCGTCAGCGCTGGCGGCACCGAGTTCGCCGCCGTGGAAATGAAGGCGGCCCAGGACAAGTTCAAGCAGGCCGAAATCGCCATGCACGACAAGAAGTACGACGAAGCCAAGCGCCTGGCCGAGCAGGCCGAGTGGGACGCCCGCCTCGCCGAACGCAAGGCACAGGCGGCCAAGGCCCAGAAGGCCGTGCAGGATGCCCGCCAGGGCGTTCAGGACGTACGTGAGGAAGGCCTGCGCAGCGCTCAGTGA
- the lysS gene encoding lysine--tRNA ligase codes for MSDLKTDVQDLQQEENALIALRKEKLAAERAKGNAFPNDFRRDSYCNDLQKQYADKTKEELEAAAIPVKVAGRIMLNRGSFMVIQDMTGRIQVYVNRKTLPEETLAAVKTWDLGDIISAEGTLARSGKGDLYVEMTNVRLLTKSLRPLPDKHHGLTDTEQRYRQRYVDLMVNEETRHTFRVRSQVISHIRKFLIERDFLEVETPMLQTIPGGAAAKPFETHHNALDMAMFLRIAPELYLKRLVVGGFEKVFEINRNFRNEGVSTRHNPEFTMLEFYQAYADYRDNMDLTEELFRELAQLVLGSTDVPYGDKVFHFGEPFARLSVFDSILKYNPELTAADLQDVDRAREIAKKAGAKVLGHEGLGKLQVMIFEELVEHKLEQPHFITEYPFEVSPLARRNDDNPAVTDRFELFIGGREIANAYSELNDAEDQAERFLAQVAEKDAGDDEAMHYDADFVRALEYGMPPTAGEGIGIDRLVMLLTNSPSIRDVILFPHMRPQA; via the coding sequence ATGAGCGACCTCAAGACCGACGTGCAAGACCTGCAACAGGAAGAAAACGCCCTGATCGCCCTGCGCAAGGAAAAGCTTGCCGCCGAGCGCGCCAAGGGCAATGCCTTCCCCAATGACTTCCGTCGCGACAGCTACTGCAACGACCTGCAGAAACAGTACGCGGACAAGACCAAGGAAGAACTGGAAGCTGCAGCGATTCCGGTCAAGGTCGCTGGTCGCATCATGCTCAACCGTGGCTCGTTCATGGTTATCCAGGACATGACCGGGCGCATCCAGGTCTATGTCAACCGCAAGACCCTGCCCGAAGAAACCCTGGCCGCGGTCAAGACCTGGGACCTGGGCGACATCATCAGCGCCGAAGGCACCCTGGCCCGTTCCGGCAAGGGCGACCTGTACGTCGAAATGACCAACGTGCGCCTGCTGACCAAGTCGCTGCGCCCGCTGCCCGACAAGCACCACGGCCTGACCGACACCGAGCAGCGCTACCGCCAGCGTTACGTCGACCTGATGGTCAACGAAGAAACCCGCCACACCTTCCGTGTGCGTTCGCAGGTGATCTCGCACATCCGCAAGTTCCTCATCGAGCGCGACTTCCTCGAAGTCGAGACGCCGATGCTGCAGACCATCCCTGGCGGTGCCGCGGCCAAGCCGTTCGAAACCCACCACAACGCCCTGGACATGGCCATGTTCCTGCGTATCGCGCCGGAGCTGTACCTCAAGCGACTGGTGGTTGGTGGCTTCGAAAAAGTCTTCGAGATCAACCGCAACTTCCGTAACGAAGGCGTTTCGACCCGGCACAACCCAGAGTTCACCATGCTCGAGTTCTACCAGGCCTACGCCGACTACCGCGACAACATGGACCTCACCGAGGAACTGTTCCGCGAGCTGGCCCAGCTGGTACTGGGCAGCACCGACGTGCCGTACGGCGACAAGGTGTTCCACTTCGGCGAGCCGTTCGCCCGCCTGTCGGTGTTCGACTCCATCCTCAAGTACAACCCGGAACTGACCGCTGCCGACCTGCAGGACGTTGACCGTGCCCGCGAGATCGCCAAGAAGGCCGGCGCCAAGGTGCTGGGCCACGAAGGCCTGGGCAAGCTGCAGGTGATGATTTTCGAAGAGCTGGTCGAGCACAAGCTGGAGCAGCCGCACTTCATCACCGAGTACCCGTTCGAAGTGTCGCCGCTGGCCCGTCGCAACGACGACAACCCGGCGGTCACCGACCGTTTCGAGCTGTTCATCGGTGGCCGCGAGATCGCCAACGCCTATTCCGAGCTGAACGATGCCGAAGACCAGGCCGAGCGCTTCCTGGCCCAGGTGGCCGAGAAGGACGCCGGTGACGACGAAGCCATGCACTACGACGCCGATTTCGTACGTGCCCTGGAATACGGCATGCCGCCGACCGCAGGTGAAGGCATTGGTATCGACCGCCTGGTGATGCTGCTGACCAACTCGCCATCGATTCGCGACGTGATCCTGTTCCCGCACATGCGTCCGCAAGCCTGA
- a CDS encoding OmpA family protein, whose protein sequence is MRNHVMIPALLALSVGLAACSHDPNANLEAARSNFSALQSDPQSSKVAALETKDAQDWLNKADKAYMEREDEQKVDQLAYLTNQRVEVAKQTIALRTAEGELKNASAQRAQAKLDARDAQIAKLQESLNAKQTDRGTLVTFGDVLFDFNKAELKSNAYPNITKLAQFLQENPERKVIVEGYTDSVGSASYNQSLSERRANSVRMALVRAGVDPARIVSQGYGKEYPVADNSSNSGRAQNRRVEVTISNDNQPVAPRSVSQVQQ, encoded by the coding sequence ATGCGCAACCACGTCATGATTCCCGCCCTGCTGGCCCTGAGCGTCGGCCTCGCTGCCTGCTCGCACGACCCGAATGCCAACCTGGAAGCGGCCCGCAGCAACTTCTCCGCGCTGCAGAGCGACCCACAGTCGAGCAAGGTCGCGGCGCTGGAAACCAAGGACGCCCAGGATTGGCTGAACAAGGCCGACAAGGCCTACATGGAGCGTGAAGACGAGCAGAAGGTCGACCAGCTGGCCTACCTGACCAACCAGCGCGTCGAGGTGGCCAAGCAGACCATCGCCCTGCGTACTGCCGAAGGTGAGCTGAAGAACGCCTCGGCGCAGCGTGCCCAGGCCAAGCTGGATGCCCGCGATGCGCAGATCGCCAAGCTGCAGGAAAGCCTCAACGCCAAGCAGACCGATCGCGGCACCCTGGTCACCTTCGGCGACGTGCTGTTCGACTTCAACAAGGCCGAACTCAAGAGCAACGCCTACCCGAACATCACCAAGCTGGCGCAGTTCCTCCAGGAAAACCCGGAGCGCAAGGTGATTGTCGAGGGGTACACCGACAGCGTTGGCTCGGCCAGCTATAACCAGAGCCTGTCCGAACGCCGCGCCAACAGCGTGCGCATGGCGCTGGTGCGTGCCGGCGTCGACCCGGCACGCATCGTTTCCCAGGGTTATGGCAAGGAGTACCCGGTAGCGGACAACTCGAGCAACTCGGGGCGTGCGCAGAACCGTCGGGTGGAGGTGACCATCTCCAACGACAACCAGCCGGTGGCCCCGCGTTCGGTGAGCCAGGTACAGCAGTAA
- the prfB gene encoding peptide chain release factor 2 (programmed frameshift), with the protein MEIQPILNTIKDLTERSQSIRGYLDYDHKHDRLIEVNRELEDPNVWNKPEYAQALGRERAMLAQVVETLDKLSGGLADCQDLLDMAVEENDEGAVGDVVTELEGLEEKLAQLEFRRMFSGEMDMNNAYLDIQAGSGGTEAQDWANILLRMYLRWADKRGFDATIIELSEGEVAGIKGATVHVKGEYAFGWLRTEIGVHRLVRKSPFDSGARRHTSFSAVFVSPEIDDKVEIEINPADLRIDTYRSSGAGGQHVNTTDSAVRITHVPTNTVVACQNERSQHANKDTAMKMLRAKLYELEMQKRNAASQALEDSKSDIGWGHQIRSYVLDDSRIKDLRTGVERSDCQKVLDGDLDQYLEASLKQGL; encoded by the exons ATGGAAATCCAACCGATCCTGAACACCATCAAGGACCTCACCGAGCGTTCCCAGTCCATTCGGGGGTATCTT GACTACGATCACAAGCATGACCGCCTGATCGAAGTCAACCGCGAGCTGGAAGACCCCAACGTCTGGAACAAGCCCGAGTACGCCCAGGCCCTGGGCCGCGAACGGGCCATGCTGGCTCAGGTCGTCGAGACCCTGGACAAGCTGTCCGGCGGCCTGGCCGACTGCCAGGACCTGCTCGACATGGCCGTCGAGGAAAATGACGAAGGCGCCGTCGGCGACGTCGTGACCGAGCTGGAAGGCCTGGAAGAAAAACTGGCCCAGCTTGAGTTCCGTCGCATGTTCAGCGGCGAGATGGACATGAACAACGCCTACCTGGACATCCAGGCCGGCTCCGGTGGTACCGAGGCGCAGGACTGGGCCAACATCCTGCTGCGCATGTACCTGCGCTGGGCCGACAAGCGTGGTTTCGACGCCACCATCATCGAGCTTTCCGAGGGTGAAGTCGCCGGGATCAAGGGCGCCACCGTGCACGTCAAGGGCGAGTACGCCTTCGGCTGGCTGCGCACCGAAATCGGTGTGCACCGCCTGGTGCGCAAGAGCCCGTTCGACTCCGGTGCCCGTCGCCACACCTCGTTCTCGGCGGTATTCGTGTCGCCCGAGATCGACGACAAGGTCGAGATCGAGATCAACCCGGCCGACCTGCGCATCGACACCTACCGCTCCTCCGGTGCCGGTGGCCAGCACGTGAACACCACCGACTCGGCGGTACGTATCACCCACGTGCCGACCAACACCGTGGTGGCGTGCCAGAACGAACGCTCCCAGCACGCCAACAAGGACACCGCCATGAAAATGCTGCGGGCCAAGCTGTACGAGCTGGAAATGCAAAAGCGCAACGCCGCCTCGCAGGCGCTGGAAGACAGCAAGTCGGACATCGGCTGGGGCCACCAGATCCGCTCCTACGTGCTGGACGACTCGCGTATCAAGGACCTGCGCACCGGTGTCGAGCGCAGCGACTGCCAGAAGGTCCTGGACGGCGACCTCGACCAGTACCTGGAAGCGAGCCTCAAGCAGGGGCTGTAA